In one Chloracidobacterium sp. genomic region, the following are encoded:
- a CDS encoding tail fiber domain-containing protein, which produces MGTRFVDGLAASGYVLNSAVNADVRFAFSAGHISDEDLRITIAAQTEPAQIPVFSRAGVGGLWKRATATDYPYLTTGTGRIAYNLDTAGTWSQAEVSNGDFCAYWIFATDGKNFPIISIQGQRQDTSLANAQNNNLYESLAFGTLPYAEMKLLYRVIVQTSNAYGSTMKVRVVDVQDLRSVSNLPSGSYVATDHGSLSGRTAAGSHPASAISNTPAGTIAATDVQAAIDELDTEKQAALGFTPENVANKSTDGTLVANSATLYPSQSAVKTYADTKAPIASPSFTGSVSVNATDLFVDSVNHRVGIGTASPATELEIVTNDTSPTLRLYRTGTFSGTDQVGSLSFGYAGDSLASVTVFRDGANDAGALTLGTQSTGGGITERLRIGSSGLVTAPGVYSNTDASAANVYVDSSGNLKRSTASGGGGSGTVNSSVAGHVAVYPSTGTTVEGLADLTAIAGSLIIKDTTSIGSVDLSAISGNSAAGRVARIMVNSASSSGSGGGGDAYLTLSSDLPSGSSTTNYVLGIDVTDDSALVLGAGSGVPGNVNLLRFDRASGQMDVKGTGSAGVPRLVLAGDTNTGIWAPAADTWAVSTNGTERLRIKSDGKVGINRTPANYRCEILEADANTNITQYPLALIGSTTGTAAAGLGTGLIFVGKSSDGSHYDNLYIEANQSAVGSGSQSVDFVIKSRKAGSFTTRFTIFGATSYVQAIGVYQQTTASAANVYVDSSGNIMRSTSSLRYKTAIAEVAQDEAAKLLDLTPVTYASLCEGDNKEERHYGFIAEELDLLDPVLVNYKTLEDGTKVADGVQYERVVVGLLKLVQDLTKRVADLEAKQA; this is translated from the coding sequence GTGGGGACTCGCTTTGTTGACGGACTCGCCGCTAGCGGATACGTTCTTAACTCTGCCGTCAACGCTGACGTGCGCTTTGCGTTCTCTGCTGGACATATCTCGGATGAAGACCTTCGAATCACGATTGCCGCGCAGACCGAGCCAGCCCAAATCCCCGTCTTCTCTCGTGCAGGCGTAGGTGGTTTGTGGAAACGCGCAACTGCCACCGACTACCCTTACCTGACCACAGGCACGGGCCGCATTGCTTACAACCTGGACACCGCCGGAACTTGGTCCCAAGCCGAGGTCTCCAATGGTGACTTCTGTGCCTACTGGATCTTTGCGACCGATGGGAAGAACTTCCCTATTATCTCCATCCAGGGCCAACGCCAGGACACCTCTCTGGCCAACGCCCAAAACAACAACCTTTACGAGAGCTTGGCGTTTGGGACGCTCCCCTATGCCGAAATGAAGCTCCTCTATCGCGTTATCGTCCAAACCAGCAACGCTTATGGCTCGACGATGAAAGTGCGCGTCGTTGACGTTCAAGACCTGCGCTCCGTATCCAATCTCCCTTCTGGCTCATATGTGGCAACGGATCACGGGAGTTTGTCTGGCCGCACCGCTGCGGGTAGCCACCCGGCCTCGGCCATCTCCAACACGCCTGCGGGAACGATTGCGGCCACTGACGTGCAGGCTGCGATTGACGAGCTTGACACCGAGAAGCAAGCCGCCCTAGGTTTCACTCCCGAGAACGTAGCCAATAAGTCAACTGACGGAACCCTTGTGGCCAATAGCGCTACGCTTTACCCAAGCCAGTCGGCTGTGAAGACCTATGCCGACACTAAAGCACCTATTGCGTCACCATCATTTACGGGGAGCGTGTCGGTGAACGCAACTGATCTGTTTGTTGACAGTGTTAACCACCGTGTCGGTATCGGGACAGCCAGTCCTGCCACGGAACTTGAAATCGTTACAAATGACACATCACCAACTCTACGCCTATACCGCACCGGCACATTCTCCGGAACCGACCAGGTCGGATCACTTTCCTTCGGCTACGCCGGCGACTCTTTAGCAAGTGTCACTGTATTCCGTGATGGAGCGAATGACGCGGGGGCCCTCACGTTAGGCACACAGTCGACAGGTGGAGGTATTACTGAGAGACTGCGCATAGGTAGCTCAGGACTGGTAACTGCTCCCGGCGTTTACTCCAACACTGACGCCTCGGCAGCCAACGTCTACGTGGACAGCTCAGGGAACCTTAAGCGATCTACGGCTTCTGGTGGTGGTGGTAGTGGGACGGTAAACTCCAGTGTAGCTGGCCACGTCGCCGTTTACCCATCGACGGGAACTACGGTGGAAGGCCTAGCCGATCTGACTGCGATAGCCGGGTCGTTAATCATAAAAGATACTACGTCGATAGGCTCCGTTGATCTCTCTGCCATATCCGGCAACTCTGCTGCCGGTCGTGTGGCCCGTATAATGGTTAACTCTGCAAGTTCTAGCGGTTCCGGCGGGGGCGGCGACGCCTATCTAACGCTCTCGTCGGATCTCCCGTCCGGCTCGTCTACCACTAATTACGTGCTCGGCATCGACGTGACGGATGATAGCGCACTTGTTTTAGGCGCCGGGTCGGGAGTCCCCGGCAACGTAAACCTACTAAGGTTTGATAGGGCTAGCGGTCAGATGGACGTGAAGGGTACTGGGTCAGCGGGCGTGCCGCGTCTGGTTCTTGCTGGCGACACCAACACCGGCATCTGGGCACCCGCCGCCGATACGTGGGCGGTTTCCACCAACGGGACGGAGCGCCTTAGAATCAAGTCAGACGGAAAAGTCGGCATTAATCGAACACCAGCCAACTATCGCTGTGAAATCCTTGAGGCTGACGCCAACACAAACATCACGCAGTATCCGCTCGCCCTCATCGGCAGCACTACTGGCACTGCGGCTGCCGGTTTAGGGACTGGGCTGATCTTCGTTGGCAAGTCGTCTGATGGGAGCCATTACGACAACCTCTACATCGAAGCCAACCAGTCTGCCGTTGGGTCAGGGTCTCAAAGTGTTGACTTCGTAATCAAGTCACGTAAAGCCGGGTCGTTCACAACACGTTTTACGATCTTCGGGGCAACCAGCTACGTTCAAGCAATCGGTGTTTACCAGCAAACAACTGCCAGCGCAGCCAACGTCTACGTGGACAGCTCAGGCAACATCATGCGCTCCACGTCGTCGTTACGCTACAAAACGGCGATTGCCGAAGTAGCCCAAGACGAAGCAGCCAAGCTGCTCGACTTAACACCTGTGACCTACGCCTCGTTGTGCGAAGGTGACAATAAAGAAGAACGGCACTACGGGTTCATCGCCGAAGAGCTCGACCTGCTCGATCCAGTCTTGGTCAATTACAAGACCCTCGAAGACGGCACGAAGGTGGCCGATGGTGTGCAATACGAACGTGTGGTTGTTGGGCTTCTCAAGCTGGTGCAAGACCTCACCAAACGGGTGGCGGACCTCGAAGCAAAGCAGGCATAA
- a CDS encoding N4-gp56 family major capsid protein: MAANTIGTQAAVGNTYADPGIFYDKVFLERLMPNLVFEDLGQKKPLPKNAGTMAKFSRVNKLTAVGTSPTAASYLLTENATPAVTQMATTQISVEPLSYGQWAQVSSELKWKSINPIMEEFAKELGDNAAAVYDSVIRTALSGNLTNQFAGGAVNEAAVADASVLSPAEIRKAVYTLRKAGVPGFDKNLYRGLIHPAAVLDLQADTAAGSVTDIKKYTDNSEILRGEIGTVYGCRFVMGQNVGTGTGLTDTTYHTYIFGRNAFGITELAGHGVEMIRKEPGANDTSNPLNRFSTVGWTFIQASKVLDAARGIQIYSGSAV; this comes from the coding sequence ATGGCTGCTAATACGATTGGAACGCAAGCTGCTGTTGGAAACACATATGCTGATCCAGGAATTTTCTACGATAAAGTGTTCTTGGAGCGGCTTATGCCGAATCTGGTGTTTGAAGATCTCGGACAAAAGAAACCTCTTCCCAAGAACGCCGGGACGATGGCTAAATTCAGCCGGGTCAACAAACTGACTGCGGTTGGCACGTCCCCGACAGCTGCTTCTTATCTGTTGACGGAAAACGCGACCCCCGCCGTGACCCAAATGGCGACCACGCAAATCTCGGTGGAGCCTCTGTCCTACGGGCAATGGGCGCAGGTGTCGTCTGAATTGAAATGGAAATCAATCAACCCCATCATGGAAGAGTTCGCGAAAGAGCTCGGCGACAACGCCGCTGCTGTTTACGATTCTGTGATTCGCACTGCGTTGTCTGGTAACTTGACGAACCAGTTCGCTGGTGGAGCTGTGAACGAAGCGGCTGTTGCTGATGCATCCGTTCTCTCCCCCGCCGAAATCCGCAAAGCCGTCTACACCCTCCGCAAGGCGGGCGTCCCCGGCTTCGACAAAAACCTGTATCGTGGCTTGATTCACCCCGCTGCGGTGCTCGACTTGCAAGCGGATACTGCTGCTGGCAGCGTCACCGACATCAAGAAATACACCGACAACAGCGAGATCCTTCGCGGCGAAATCGGGACCGTTTATGGTTGCCGATTCGTGATGGGGCAGAACGTGGGAACTGGGACCGGCCTGACCGATACCACCTACCACACGTATATCTTTGGCCGTAACGCCTTCGGGATCACCGAATTGGCTGGCCACGGAGTGGAAATGATCCGCAAAGAGCCGGGCGCGAACGATACGTCGAACCCGCTCAACCGGTTCTCCACTGTGGGTTGGACCTTCATTCAAGCCTCCAAAGTTTTGGATGCTGCTCGTGGGATCCAAATCTACAGCGGGTCTGCCGTCTGA